One Aegilops tauschii subsp. strangulata cultivar AL8/78 chromosome 7, Aet v6.0, whole genome shotgun sequence genomic window carries:
- the LOC109769254 gene encoding uncharacterized protein, with amino-acid sequence MCRVLGADYKKRLSEMGCMSDDDVDMDRLYKEMDLLDVTINSNYKKLKDVGSELFLEWGRADTLLKNMLKFSYVISVHDSTTPAEIDEPHFLDTLWVKKARTELDDRRKDAKKEYQKQKEKLKGMIHESRLTYDFVGFNPKEKVDPKNYYQETCKVLKQIEKIRELSVSRKEMVYRMERVQMAIAQNKLPTPKIRDLKELAMNHVKKISVKGQPIIYPLRSELLVAEMDVSRRILVLHTSISETSNSERREYNGEDISTAFDNLESEIDALEEQHEQQLEKEARMLKTRTRSGGASLSVSSESDSD; translated from the exons ATGTGCAGAGTACTCGGTGCTGACTACAAGAAGAGGTTATCTGAGATGGGTTGCATGTCTGATGACGATGTTGACATGGACCGACTATACAAAGAAATGGATCTTCTGGATGTGACCATCAATTCCAACTACAAGAAG CTCAAAGATGTCGGTAGCGAGTTGTTTCTGGAGTGGGGGCGTGCAGATACCCTGCTCAAGAACATGTTGAAGTTCTCCTATGTTATATCTGTCCATGATTCCACCACACCTGCTGAGATTGACGAACCTCATTTCCTTGATACCTTGTGGGTCAAAAAGGCCCGGACAGAGCTAGATGACAGGAGAAAGGATGCGAAGAAGGAATACCAGAAGCAGAAGGAGAAGCTGAAGGGAATGATTCATGAAAGTCGCCTAACCTATGATTTTGTGGGATTCAATCCCAAAGAAAAAG TGGACCCTAAGAACTATTATCAGGAGACATGCAAGGTTCTGAAGCAGATTGAAAAGATTCGAGAGCTATCTGTCAGCCGAAAGGAGATGGTCTACCGAATGGAAAGGGTCCAAATGGCCATTGCTCAAAACAAACTTCCGACACCCAAAATAAGGG ATCTCAAGGAATTGGCGATGAATCATGTGAAGAAGATAAGTGTTAAGGGTCAACCAATTATATACCCCCttcgttcggaattacttgtcgcggaaatggatgtatctagacgtattttagttctacatacatccatttccgagacaagtaattccgaacggagggagtacaatggAGAGGATATTAGTACCGCATTCGATAACCTTGAGTCTGAAATTGATGCTCTTGAAGAACAGCATGAGCAGCAACTTGAGAAGGAAGCAAGAATGTTGAAAACACGGACCCGATCTGGCGG GGCATCTCTGTCTGTTTCGTCGGAGTCGGATTCGGATTGA